CACTGCCTGAACCGCGTACCCCTCGCGAACCGCACGAATGGCCGGAAAGACAAGACAAACATCCGTGGTGACACCCGCCATGATCAGATTCCGACGACCGGTCGCTTCCACCGCGTGGCGAAACTGGTCATCGTTCCAGGCATTGACAATCCCGGCCCGCTGGATTCTCGAAGCAAAGGCATCCGGCAGCACGGCGGCCAATTCTGGCATCAGCGGACCTTGAACTCGAGTTTCTTGGGAACTGGTCAACACGACTGGAATATTGAGAATTTTTGCAGTCTTGGCCAGTGCCAACGTATTTCGACGTACTAATTCGAGCGGCAAATTTCGGATCAGTTGCATGGTCCCCACTTGGTGGTCGATCAGCAACAGCGCCGAATCGTTGGCCGTGAAGACTGGTGACACAGCGCCCATGGTCTCTCCCCAGGCTGATGGGTGACGTGATTGGAAGGTTCGCCAAGGTTGCATCGCCAATCGCACATGCGATTTCGCTGCAACTGCATGGATTCTTAGTCAGCAGCCTCGAAAAACAAGAAGGCACAAACAGTGTCCGATCCTCTTTTGGAGACGGCAGTTATGACGGAGAACCACCCAACCTTGGGGGTTTTGGACGACCATTGCCCGCTACGGATGATGTTTGATTTGGTGGGCGATCGCTGGACGTCGATTGTCTTGTTTGTGATCGGGTCGGAGGTGAAGCGCTACAGCGATTTGCATCGCCAGATTCCGGGGGTGAGCAAAAAAATGCTCACGCAAACGCTGCGCAATCTCCAACGCAATGGGCTGGTGGTCCGAAAAGTCTATCCCGTGGTGCCGCCAAAGACGGAGTACCGACTGACACCGCTGGGGGTCAGTATTCTGGACCCGATTCAACGGCTGGCCGATTGGGCGGTTGCTCACCAATCCGAACTTCGGGGAATTTACACCGGGAAACCATCGGTGCCGGATGGCATCTCCGCCGCGGATGATTTGGTAGGCGAGTCGATGTCGTCGACTCGGAATCCGACTTCGGTGATGGAATCGTGATCGAGAAATCGTGATCCGACTTCGCAGCCGATTTGTCGCCCACAAATCGGTTGAAGTCGGAACGATGTCAGCAAATTGTTCAGGAACCCGAATCCGGTTGGGTCAGATCCACCCGGATCGATTCCCCCGCATGGAATTTCACTTCTCGTGATTGCCGAATCGGCGTCCCACCCGCATTCCAAGTCGCTTCAAATTGATACCGATATTGTTGCCCCGGCTCCAGTTTGGGCGTGATGAATCGTCGTGAACTGCCCGTGGGCGTGGTGGCATGCCCATCCAACGTGAGCTGGGCCGATTCGGGAACAATGACTTCGAGCATTGCGGGGGTCGGCTCGGTCACGCGAATCGGGGTTGGCAGCA
This DNA window, taken from Tuwongella immobilis, encodes the following:
- a CDS encoding isochorismatase family protein gives rise to the protein MGAVSPVFTANDSALLLIDHQVGTMQLIRNLPLELVRRNTLALAKTAKILNIPVVLTSSQETRVQGPLMPELAAVLPDAFASRIQRAGIVNAWNDDQFRHAVEATGRRNLIMAGVTTDVCLVFPAIRAVREGYAVQAVMDASGSPFELSEQFAQNRMENEGVILTATNTLLAELAQDWSRPEGGALLQILFGELLPPIQ
- a CDS encoding winged helix-turn-helix transcriptional regulator; this translates as MTENHPTLGVLDDHCPLRMMFDLVGDRWTSIVLFVIGSEVKRYSDLHRQIPGVSKKMLTQTLRNLQRNGLVVRKVYPVVPPKTEYRLTPLGVSILDPIQRLADWAVAHQSELRGIYTGKPSVPDGISAADDLVGESMSSTRNPTSVMES